The following proteins are encoded in a genomic region of Peromyscus eremicus chromosome 14, PerEre_H2_v1, whole genome shotgun sequence:
- the LOC131924285 gene encoding calmodulin-like yields the protein MADRLTEEQTAEFKEGVSLFVKDDDGTVTAADSDEGSWSEAELQDMISEGDGDAEGATDVPEFLTMTARKMEDPDSEEEIREHSACLTRDSGGRISALELLHGRTKLGEKVTDEDVDEMVGEAGIDGQVNHEGFVRTMTAK from the coding sequence ATGGCTGACCGACTGACTGAGGAACAGACGGCGGAATTCAAAGAAGGTGTTTCACTCTTTGTCAAGGATGATGATGGGACTGTAACAGCTGCGGACTCTGATGAGGGCTCCTGGTCAGAAGCAGAGCTACAGGACATGATCAGTGAAGGAGACGGAGATGCTGAGGGCGCAACTGACGTCCCTGAGTTTCTGACAATGACGGCAAGAAAAATGGAAGACCCAGACAGCGAGGAAGAAATCAGGGAGCATTCCGCGTGTTTGACAAGGGACAGCGGTGGCCGTATCAGTGCATTAGAGCTTCTCCATGGGAGGACAAAGCTTGGAGAGAAGGTAACAGATGAAGACGTTGATGAAATGGTTGGGGAAGCAGGTATCGATGGTCAGGTAAACCATGAAGGGTTTGTACGGACGATGACAGCCAAGTGA